Below is a genomic region from Nilaparvata lugens isolate BPH chromosome 3, ASM1435652v1, whole genome shotgun sequence.
ACATTGGTGAAAATTTATAAACTATTATAACTAAGCCTTACCTTCCACTTCAATAACCATTTTGCGTATGTTATTTTGTTTCAGGCGGTCTCTTCTCTACCAGCAACAGAAATAGGAGACAATGGAGCTGGAGAAATGGCAAAAGATAGCCACAAGTTTTGCAAGGATATGATGGGAGTTCTGCAGCAATCTGGGAAAGATACGTTTTCGGCAATCGTTGACACAGTGAAAGCAGCTGGCTCAGCCGTTGGTTTCTGCGCAGTAGAGTGCTTGAAAATCTTCGAAAAAGCCATCAAAAGTGTAATCACTTTGAACTTCAAGGAACTTGCCAATCAAGTGGTGAAGTTTGGTCAATGTTTCTTAGATTGTGTTAAACAAGTGCTCAACATTTTCAAGGTGGGCTTCCAAGGTGCAAATAAAGTGAAAAATACTATCATGAGTGGTGTTGGAAGTTCAAAGGTGCccaatatcaaattattttagcATTCTGAAAATgaatcttaattttttcccgtttgtgtttaataaatttttgtgaaatttgtaGATCGAATCTATAAATTTGagttcaatattgaatattctattgttTACTTGGAGTATAGAAGAAATCTCATTTACAAAATGATCCAGTAATGCTCATGTTACTCTTGTactataaaaaacaaaaaaatcgatAGGAGCTTATCGAGATTTTTCTATTCCACGCAGATTTTCCAAT
It encodes:
- the LOC111056799 gene encoding uncharacterized protein LOC111056799, with product MKIFVYKLYSNPLLKAVSSLPATEIGDNGAGEMAKDSHKFCKDMMGVLQQSGKDTFSAIVDTVKAAGSAVGFCAVECLKIFEKAIKSVITLNFKELANQVVKFGQCFLDCVKQVLNIFKVGFQGANKVKNTIMSGVGSSKVPNIKLF